In a genomic window of Desulforegulaceae bacterium:
- a CDS encoding stomatin-like protein yields the protein MTGYSLIIIGLVVFAVIVVVKTARVIPQKEAFVVERLGKYRATLHAGFHILIPFLDKVSYKHTLKEQAIDVPSQTCITKDNISVEVDGILYMQVLDANKASYGIDNYRFASIQLAQTTMRSVIGKMELDKTFEERDNINGTIVAAVDKASDPWGVKVTRYEVKNIVPPQSIKEAMERQMKAERDKRAAIAESEGDRQSRINRAEGMKKEAISVSEGEMQKRINEAEGHAQEILKVANAISQSLKVVGLAIKEEGGEAAVNLRIAEQYIGQFGNLAKESTSLVIPTDLSDITGFVKTMGSFVDKGKKA from the coding sequence ATGACGGGCTATTCATTGATAATTATTGGTCTTGTTGTTTTTGCAGTTATTGTTGTTGTAAAAACAGCAAGGGTGATTCCCCAGAAAGAAGCATTTGTAGTTGAAAGATTAGGTAAATACAGAGCAACTCTTCACGCAGGGTTTCATATTCTGATTCCGTTTCTTGATAAGGTTTCATACAAACACACTTTAAAGGAGCAGGCCATAGATGTTCCTTCTCAGACTTGTATAACAAAAGACAACATTTCTGTTGAAGTTGACGGTATTTTATATATGCAGGTTCTTGATGCCAATAAAGCATCATATGGAATTGATAATTACAGGTTTGCTTCAATTCAGCTTGCACAGACTACCATGAGAAGTGTGATCGGTAAAATGGAGCTTGATAAGACTTTTGAAGAAAGGGACAATATCAACGGAACTATTGTTGCAGCAGTTGATAAAGCTTCTGATCCATGGGGAGTAAAAGTTACAAGATATGAAGTGAAAAATATTGTTCCTCCTCAAAGTATAAAGGAAGCAATGGAAAGGCAAATGAAGGCAGAAAGGGATAAAAGAGCTGCAATTGCTGAGTCTGAAGGGGACAGACAGTCAAGAATAAACAGGGCAGAAGGGATGAAAAAAGAAGCAATTTCTGTATCAGAAGGTGAAATGCAAAAAAGAATCAATGAAGCTGAAGGTCATGCTCAGGAGATTTTAAAAGTTGCAAATGCAATATCCCAAAGTCTTAAAGTTGTGGGTTTGGCAATAAAAGAAGAAGGTGGAGAAGCAGCTGTTAATTTAAGAATTGCAGAACAATATATTGGTCAATTTGGAAATCTTGCAAAAGAGTCAACCTCTCTTGTTATACCTACAGACCTTTCAGATATTACAGGTTTTGTTAAAACAATGGGTAGTTTTGTTGACAAAGGAAAAAAAGCCTAA
- a CDS encoding NfeD family protein: protein MFDLFLKPEVLWFIAGLIMFIAELASSGFIIVFFGLGAWAVALITLGVKMSLDVQLSVFLGLSLLLLFFLRKKLSSVFTGKIQNVSEGETNGIVGEKAVASTDISPNSAGKVMFRGSDWGADSDFEIKQGEPVQIIGRKSIRLIVKPFKKEE from the coding sequence ATGTTTGATTTATTTCTAAAACCAGAAGTGTTGTGGTTTATTGCAGGCTTAATCATGTTTATTGCTGAACTTGCTTCGTCTGGGTTCATTATAGTTTTTTTCGGTTTAGGAGCTTGGGCTGTTGCCCTTATTACCCTTGGAGTCAAAATGAGTCTGGATGTTCAGCTTTCAGTTTTTCTTGGGTTGTCTCTTCTTCTTCTTTTCTTTTTAAGGAAAAAACTCAGTTCTGTCTTTACAGGAAAGATACAAAATGTATCTGAGGGCGAAACAAATGGTATAGTTGGAGAAAAAGCTGTTGCCTCAACTGATATTTCTCCAAATTCAGCGGGTAAGGTAATGTTTCGAGGATCTGACTGGGGTGCAGATTCGGATTTTGAAATAAAACAAGGTGAACCTGTTCAAATAATAGGAAGAAAAAGCATACGGCTTATTGTAAAACCATTTAAAAAAGAGGAATAA
- a CDS encoding NCS2 family permease codes for MFKLIENFFGLKSHGTNVKQEIIAGTTTFLTMAYIIFVNPDILSATGMDKGALITVTILAAFLGTMLAGLWGKVPFAMAPGMGLNAFFAFSLVIGKQISWQTALGVVFLSGVLFLLLTLLGIRKWIVFAIPKEIRLATAAGIGLFITLIGFKGMGLIVANPATLVGIGKMTTPLVLGLLGLAIIAVLEVLKVRGSMLIGIVAVTIIAMITGDASLPEKFISTPPSPGPIFLELDILGALKWSLWGAIFSFIFVDLFDSLGTILACSYEAKLVDEDGNIEKIDRVLEADAVATIAGALLGTSTTTTYVESGAGIAVGGRTGLTSVVTAFLFLLALLFTPFIAIVPTFATAPALVIVGVFMFKNVGMINFSKFHTGIPAFLTIILMPLTYSISMGLAVGFVSYCILGLFSGNIKKIHPLMWIIGVFSFIDIILNTI; via the coding sequence ATGTTTAAACTAATTGAAAATTTTTTCGGGCTGAAAAGCCACGGAACAAATGTAAAACAGGAAATAATAGCTGGAACTACTACTTTTCTTACCATGGCCTATATTATTTTTGTAAACCCGGATATTCTTTCCGCTACAGGAATGGATAAAGGTGCACTCATTACTGTTACAATACTTGCAGCCTTTTTGGGAACAATGCTTGCCGGGCTATGGGGAAAGGTACCTTTTGCAATGGCTCCGGGAATGGGACTTAATGCTTTTTTTGCATTCAGCCTTGTAATAGGAAAGCAGATAAGCTGGCAAACTGCACTTGGTGTTGTTTTTCTTTCAGGGGTTCTTTTTTTACTTCTTACACTTTTGGGGATAAGAAAATGGATAGTTTTTGCAATTCCAAAAGAAATAAGGCTTGCCACAGCAGCAGGGATAGGGCTTTTCATAACCTTGATAGGGTTCAAAGGAATGGGTCTTATAGTTGCTAATCCCGCCACTCTTGTTGGAATAGGAAAAATGACTACTCCTCTTGTTTTAGGACTTTTAGGTCTGGCAATAATTGCAGTGCTTGAAGTTTTGAAAGTAAGGGGCAGTATGTTGATAGGAATAGTTGCAGTTACCATTATAGCAATGATAACAGGGGATGCCTCCTTGCCTGAAAAATTTATTTCAACTCCCCCATCTCCAGGGCCTATTTTTTTGGAACTTGATATTTTAGGTGCTTTAAAATGGAGTTTATGGGGGGCAATTTTTTCATTTATTTTTGTTGACCTTTTTGACTCCCTTGGAACAATTCTAGCCTGTTCATATGAGGCTAAACTTGTTGATGAAGACGGTAATATTGAAAAAATTGACAGGGTTCTTGAAGCAGATGCTGTTGCAACAATAGCAGGTGCTCTTCTTGGAACAAGTACAACAACAACCTATGTTGAATCTGGTGCAGGTATTGCTGTGGGGGGAAGAACAGGGCTTACAAGTGTTGTAACGGCTTTTCTTTTTCTTCTGGCCCTTCTTTTTACCCCTTTTATTGCAATAGTTCCAACATTTGCAACTGCTCCAGCTCTTGTCATTGTAGGTGTATTTATGTTTAAAAATGTTGGAATGATTAATTTCAGCAAGTTTCATACAGGGATTCCAGCTTTTCTTACAATAATTTTAATGCCTCTTACATATAGTATTTCAATGGGACTTGCTGTTGGTTTTGTTTCTTATTGTATCCTTGGGCTGTTTTCTGGAAATATTAAGAAGATTCATCCTCTTATGTGGATTATCGGTGTTTTCTCTTTTATTGATATAATACTGAATACAATCTAA
- a CDS encoding integration host factor subunit alpha — protein sequence MALTKNDIIEQVYELGFSKKDASEHVETLLEIMKSSLENGEDILISGFGKFCIKEKEARRGRNPATGKDLMLPPRKIVTFKCSGKLREKIN from the coding sequence ATGGCACTGACCAAAAATGACATCATCGAGCAAGTTTATGAGCTGGGTTTTAGCAAAAAAGATGCATCTGAGCATGTAGAAACCCTTCTAGAAATAATGAAATCAAGCCTTGAAAACGGAGAGGATATTTTAATCTCAGGGTTTGGAAAGTTCTGCATTAAGGAAAAAGAGGCAAGAAGAGGAAGAAATCCAGCAACAGGCAAAGACTTGATGCTTCCGCCAAGAAAAATTGTTACTTTCAAGTGTTCAGGTAAATTAAGAGAAAAAATCAACTAA
- a CDS encoding phosphoribosyltransferase family protein codes for MSEKVEKYFISPEMLENDSWGFAKKLFKKNLDFDLFVGITRGGAQVSVYIQEVFTVLTKTRKKYATIQAQSYKGIYHASNEVEVDNIEGVIRQVEDGTRIIVIDDIFDRGKTFEGVKNKLLNTIDKKNVSLTMAALYYKPENRVANMLPDEYYKTFESHQWIVLPHELEELTENEMKAKGFIFPD; via the coding sequence ATGTCAGAAAAAGTTGAAAAATATTTTATTTCACCGGAAATGCTTGAAAACGATTCATGGGGATTTGCAAAAAAACTTTTTAAAAAAAATCTTGATTTTGATTTATTTGTGGGAATTACAAGGGGAGGAGCCCAGGTTTCGGTATATATCCAGGAAGTGTTTACCGTGCTTACCAAAACAAGAAAAAAATATGCAACCATTCAGGCACAATCTTATAAAGGTATTTATCATGCTTCCAATGAAGTTGAAGTAGATAATATTGAAGGGGTAATTCGTCAAGTTGAAGATGGAACAAGGATAATTGTAATTGATGATATATTTGACAGGGGAAAAACTTTTGAGGGAGTGAAAAATAAACTTTTAAATACAATTGATAAAAAAAATGTTTCCCTTACAATGGCAGCCCTTTATTATAAGCCTGAAAACAGAGTTGCCAATATGCTTCCTGATGAATATTATAAAACTTTTGAGTCACATCAGTGGATAGTTCTCCCCCATGAGCTTGAAGAACTTACAGAAAATGAAATGAAAGCCAAAGGGTTTATTTTTCCTGATTAA